The Legionella sp. PATHC032 genome has a window encoding:
- the ggt gene encoding gamma-glutamyltransferase — MKYNYKWLSCLFFLICNIYQVNAKTFPQNPPGYAVASAHPLATNAGLEILAAGGNAFDAAVAVAAALAVVEPYHSGLGGGGFWLLHQEKEHLNLFIDGREVAPLAASKDMYLAPDGQVIPGLSLNGGLSAAIPGQPAALVYIAKNYGRLPLSKTLAPAIKLAEEGFPVDPQFRYFSTLDDRLENLKKYPDTAAIFLKNGQPFEIGDKLVQKDLAKTLRLIAKYGNAGFYSGETASLLVQGVNAAGGIWSLDDLAQYKIKVRSPLISAYHNMLIITAPLPSAGGVALVTMLNILSQFPLSSFSKLKWVHYVVESMKLAYWQRDQFLGDPDFIKVPLDKLISSDNAKQLSRLISPDKAIDSKILQGSVPIEKHSNTSHISIIDTEGNRVAATMTINYIFGSSVVAKGTGVLLNDEMDDFSTKVGEQNVFGLVGSERNGIEPRKRPLSSMTPTFLEMPGRVAILGTPGGSRIPSMVLLASLLFYDGYGAISMVSAMRFHHQYLPDVLQFEPDTFPSSIQQGLRAMGYHLMPLKQYYGDMQAITWDKESNVLTAASDPRHIGLAATISNVTYGYGVNY, encoded by the coding sequence ATGAAATATAACTATAAATGGCTGAGTTGTTTATTTTTTTTAATTTGCAATATTTATCAGGTTAATGCAAAAACATTTCCACAAAATCCTCCTGGATATGCTGTAGCAAGTGCTCACCCCTTGGCAACTAATGCCGGTTTAGAAATTTTGGCAGCAGGAGGAAATGCCTTTGATGCCGCAGTTGCAGTAGCTGCCGCCTTGGCAGTAGTCGAACCATATCATTCAGGGCTTGGAGGAGGAGGTTTTTGGTTGCTTCATCAGGAAAAGGAGCATTTAAACCTCTTTATTGATGGCAGGGAGGTAGCTCCTCTGGCCGCGAGTAAGGATATGTATTTAGCTCCTGACGGCCAAGTGATTCCCGGGCTTTCTCTAAATGGTGGTTTATCTGCAGCCATACCGGGACAGCCAGCTGCCCTGGTTTATATAGCCAAAAATTATGGGCGTCTTCCGCTTAGCAAGACATTAGCTCCGGCTATTAAGCTTGCGGAAGAGGGTTTTCCTGTAGACCCTCAATTTCGTTATTTCTCCACTCTGGATGATAGATTGGAAAACTTGAAGAAATATCCCGATACCGCTGCTATTTTTTTAAAGAATGGCCAGCCTTTTGAAATTGGAGATAAACTTGTTCAAAAAGATTTAGCAAAAACACTCAGATTGATAGCCAAGTACGGAAATGCTGGATTTTATTCGGGAGAAACGGCTTCTCTGTTAGTTCAAGGTGTTAACGCAGCAGGTGGAATTTGGTCTCTTGATGATTTGGCTCAATATAAAATTAAAGTGAGGTCACCTTTAATTAGTGCTTATCATAACATGTTAATTATCACAGCTCCTCTGCCTTCAGCTGGTGGAGTGGCATTGGTAACCATGCTCAATATATTATCCCAATTTCCTTTATCTTCATTCTCCAAATTAAAATGGGTTCATTACGTCGTTGAATCGATGAAATTGGCTTATTGGCAAAGAGATCAATTTCTGGGTGATCCTGATTTTATTAAGGTTCCTCTTGATAAGTTGATTTCCTCAGATAATGCAAAACAATTAAGCCGCTTGATTTCACCTGATAAAGCGATTGATAGTAAAATCTTGCAAGGCTCAGTTCCAATAGAAAAACATTCAAATACCTCACATATTTCAATTATTGATACGGAAGGTAATCGCGTTGCTGCAACAATGACAATTAATTACATTTTTGGATCCAGTGTAGTTGCAAAGGGAACTGGGGTATTATTAAATGATGAAATGGACGATTTTTCTACCAAAGTAGGTGAGCAAAATGTCTTTGGTTTAGTGGGAAGCGAGCGCAATGGCATTGAACCACGAAAAAGACCACTATCCAGCATGACTCCAACTTTCCTGGAGATGCCAGGACGGGTAGCTATCCTGGGGACTCCTGGAGGAAGCCGTATTCCTAGTATGGTTTTACTTGCTTCATTATTATTTTATGATGGATATGGGGCTATCAGTATGGTTTCAGCCATGCGATTTCATCATCAATATTTACCGGATGTTTTGCAATTTGAGCCCGATACTTTCCCAAGTTCAATTCAACAGGGTTTACGAGCTATGGGATACCATTTAATGCCATTGAAACAATATTATGGAGATATGCAAGCCATTACATGGGACAAAGAAAGTAATGTCTTAACAGCTGCTTCTGATCCGAGACATATTGGTTTAGCTGCTACGATATCTAATGTGACATATGGGTATGGGGTTAATTACTAG
- a CDS encoding FAD-dependent oxidoreductase — translation MSINKIEEERDTSSDLEMKAKMYLVHRMDNAGPLTVKDAHILINKLSKDLQKHQLTLIECQLIINLVESRFTLVKQAARHLQFFLNKLCGKSINPILIPLSNKPFWQNEPHPFDHYRSTNSLPEKADIVIIGAGLTGASTAYHLIDAVKKRNLTVLLLDKGNPATEASGRNGGNFELLPENSVGIYSGLVSERFRFLKRCYPHVHPSILQIESEYHASLVFQFALKNRNRFKEIVRKERIYCDLSAKGWLYIAHTEEEEQAICDEVTLAAQHGERIYIWSRKKIREQFGINSKFIGRFIPDDGTYNPFKYTCCLIKAAIKGGIKLYTFVKVQQIQSMDEEYHQLKTNMGLLKARQVIVATNAFTSELLPELRAIRPHQSQIAITESTPDYCKGRLITSEDGPLYLNQPRFKSKNGLVPLLIGAGDDRAMKNPYYRKRSKKVHDLIVQQRDKYFPDLKGKPFSTEWVGALAFTPDQLPAIGYLSPGIIIVMCCNGYGGSYTTAAGFAAAEIALTGKNPAWLPADVFSPKRLLSDKPLFWEDTDSLWRIGKTLCTTLNNLNQLLAESLSYQSTYQPYSTTSLPHGNQEKTCILDPLKVMHQLAIFRSFAYHELEMLICYTSPVCLNKGEILFKQGDAGHSCFILIQGKINLYYEHAEGFTSMIAQLEAGSVFGQMALFLENKRMATCQATENCSMLEIMVEPCKSLFIQQKALGIKLLRLLNQGVIDALHKLNKRLKNT, via the coding sequence ATGAGCATTAATAAAATAGAAGAAGAAAGGGATACCTCTTCTGATCTGGAAATGAAAGCCAAGATGTATTTAGTACACCGAATGGATAACGCCGGGCCATTAACAGTGAAAGATGCTCATATCTTGATAAACAAGTTAAGTAAAGATTTGCAGAAACATCAATTGACATTAATTGAATGCCAACTGATAATAAATCTTGTTGAATCCCGCTTTACTTTGGTCAAACAAGCAGCAAGACATCTACAGTTTTTTCTAAATAAACTTTGTGGCAAATCAATTAATCCCATCTTAATTCCCCTTTCAAATAAACCCTTTTGGCAAAATGAACCACATCCATTCGATCATTATCGTTCTACCAATTCCCTACCTGAAAAAGCAGATATCGTAATCATAGGAGCAGGTCTAACTGGCGCTTCTACTGCTTATCATCTGATCGATGCAGTCAAAAAAAGAAACCTTACTGTTCTATTGTTAGATAAAGGGAATCCAGCTACTGAAGCCAGTGGTCGTAATGGAGGTAATTTTGAATTATTACCTGAAAACTCTGTGGGAATCTATAGTGGTTTAGTTTCAGAACGGTTTCGTTTTTTAAAACGATGCTACCCCCATGTTCATCCGTCAATATTACAAATTGAAAGCGAATACCATGCTTCACTGGTTTTTCAATTCGCTTTAAAAAATCGTAATCGTTTTAAGGAAATAGTTAGAAAAGAACGTATTTATTGTGATCTTTCAGCAAAAGGATGGCTCTACATTGCTCATACTGAAGAGGAAGAACAAGCAATTTGTGATGAAGTCACTCTTGCGGCCCAACATGGTGAACGTATCTACATTTGGTCTCGAAAAAAAATTAGAGAACAATTCGGCATCAACTCCAAGTTCATAGGTCGATTTATTCCAGATGACGGAACCTACAATCCCTTTAAATATACTTGCTGCCTGATTAAGGCAGCAATCAAAGGTGGTATCAAGCTCTACACGTTTGTAAAAGTCCAACAAATTCAAAGTATGGATGAAGAATACCATCAACTCAAAACCAATATGGGTCTGCTTAAGGCTCGGCAAGTGATTGTTGCAACAAACGCGTTTACTAGCGAATTGCTCCCGGAATTGAGAGCGATTAGACCTCACCAAAGTCAAATTGCAATTACCGAATCAACACCAGATTACTGTAAAGGCCGATTAATAACTAGTGAAGATGGACCTCTCTATCTCAATCAACCCAGATTCAAATCAAAGAATGGTTTGGTGCCTTTGCTTATTGGGGCTGGTGACGACCGGGCAATGAAAAATCCTTATTATCGAAAGCGTTCAAAAAAAGTTCATGACCTTATTGTGCAGCAAAGAGATAAATATTTCCCGGATCTTAAAGGAAAACCATTTTCAACAGAATGGGTTGGCGCCTTGGCTTTTACACCTGATCAACTACCCGCTATTGGCTACCTGTCTCCGGGAATCATTATTGTGATGTGTTGTAATGGATATGGAGGAAGCTATACCACAGCAGCAGGATTTGCCGCAGCTGAAATAGCATTAACTGGAAAAAATCCCGCATGGTTACCTGCAGATGTATTTTCTCCTAAACGCCTCCTGTCAGACAAGCCACTATTTTGGGAGGATACTGACAGTTTATGGCGGATTGGAAAAACTCTTTGTACAACACTTAATAATCTCAATCAACTTCTGGCTGAGTCCTTATCATATCAGTCCACGTATCAACCTTATTCTACTACTTCATTGCCTCATGGGAATCAAGAGAAAACTTGCATTCTTGACCCACTAAAAGTAATGCATCAATTAGCAATCTTTAGATCTTTTGCATATCACGAATTAGAAATGTTAATTTGCTATACCTCACCTGTTTGCTTAAATAAGGGAGAAATTCTTTTTAAACAAGGCGACGCAGGACATTCTTGTTTTATTCTGATTCAAGGAAAAATCAATCTTTATTATGAGCATGCTGAAGGCTTTACTTCAATGATTGCACAACTGGAAGCAGGGTCAGTATTTGGTCAAATGGCACTATTCCTTGAGAATAAACGTATGGCGACTTGTCAGGCTACAGAAAACTGTTCCATGTTAGAAATCATGGTAGAACCCTGTAAATCGCTTTTTATTCAGCAAAAGGCTCTTGGAATTAAATTACTCCGTCTCTTAAATCAGGGAGTTATCGATGCGTTGCATAAACTCAACAAGCGATTGAAAAACACTTAA
- a CDS encoding lysophospholipid acyltransferase family protein, producing the protein MKISRLKTFWIITRLFYYTGVACTRSIFKYLFSTPTRPWVDNVIHHWVDQLLNAVKVEYKVINPHNVQPQPGKATILMCNHSSAYDIPLGFKAFPNNSIRMLAKRELSKIPLLGKGMAAAEFPFIDRKNRFQAIKDLEFAQQLMESGIILWIAPEGTRSKDGKLAPFKKGGFITAIQAKATIIPIGIRGAFDILPARTFNIHLNQKAEIHIGEPIDAAQYAIENKEELIEKTYQSIKKLVGEN; encoded by the coding sequence ATGAAAATAAGTCGATTAAAAACTTTTTGGATAATTACCCGTCTATTTTATTACACAGGTGTTGCCTGCACTCGGTCTATATTTAAGTATCTTTTTAGCACCCCTACGAGACCATGGGTTGATAACGTCATTCACCATTGGGTTGATCAACTCTTAAATGCTGTGAAAGTAGAATATAAAGTAATCAATCCACATAATGTCCAGCCTCAACCTGGCAAGGCAACGATTCTTATGTGCAATCATTCCAGTGCTTATGACATTCCTTTAGGCTTCAAAGCATTCCCCAATAACTCTATCCGTATGCTTGCCAAACGAGAGCTCTCCAAAATTCCACTCTTAGGCAAAGGAATGGCTGCAGCGGAATTCCCTTTTATCGACAGAAAAAACAGATTTCAAGCCATAAAGGATTTGGAATTTGCCCAACAACTGATGGAAAGTGGAATTATTCTATGGATTGCACCAGAAGGAACTCGCTCTAAAGATGGCAAACTAGCCCCATTTAAAAAAGGTGGCTTTATCACTGCTATTCAAGCCAAGGCAACTATAATTCCTATAGGAATTCGCGGAGCTTTTGACATTCTTCCCGCCCGCACCTTTAATATACACTTGAATCAAAAAGCAGAAATTCATATTGGCGAGCCTATTGATGCAGCTCAATATGCAATTGAAAATAAAGAGGAATTAATCGAAAAAACCTATCAGTCAATAAAAAAGCTGGTCGGGGAGAATTGA
- a CDS encoding DMT family transporter, producing the protein MLLPWLYLFIAGLLEICWAVGLKYTDGFSKWLPSLFTGTTLIISMFLLAKAAQTLPIGTAYAVWVGIGTLGTAIMGVLLFQEHLSVYRLLYLVLMLISIFGLKYTA; encoded by the coding sequence ATGTTATTACCTTGGCTTTATTTATTTATCGCGGGACTCTTGGAAATCTGTTGGGCTGTTGGTTTAAAATATACGGATGGTTTTTCGAAATGGCTACCAAGCCTGTTTACAGGCACCACACTGATTATCAGTATGTTTTTATTAGCGAAAGCAGCTCAAACATTACCTATCGGTACTGCCTATGCGGTATGGGTAGGGATAGGTACACTCGGGACTGCGATCATGGGCGTACTCCTGTTTCAGGAACATCTATCTGTCTACCGTTTGCTGTACCTTGTATTAATGCTAATATCCATCTTCGGTTTAAAATACACGGCTTGA
- a CDS encoding aminoglycoside phosphotransferase family protein, which produces MHSLIIDETLVCRLIASQFPHYSNLPISPVAVSGWDNRTFHLGKKMLVRLPSAEQYQLQVEKEQQCLPQLAPLLPVPIPIPLEMGMPGEGYPWKWSIYRWLEGEAIASANVSNLNEIAKDLATFLTAFHQIDSTSGPKPGLHSFYRGGDLKIYDPETRQAIDYLKGKIDTDHAIEIWETALNTSWQGTPVWVHGDISAGNLLVKNEKLCAVIDFGQLSVGDPACDLAITWTLFAGDSRKIFREMLPLDKDTWSRGQAWALWKALIVAAGIANTNAMEVQKSFRIINELFLTEL; this is translated from the coding sequence ATGCACTCATTAATAATCGATGAAACACTGGTTTGTCGTTTAATCGCCAGCCAGTTTCCCCATTATTCCAATCTCCCTATTAGCCCGGTAGCTGTCAGCGGATGGGATAATCGGACTTTTCATCTTGGTAAGAAAATGCTTGTGCGACTGCCCAGTGCCGAACAATATCAATTGCAGGTTGAAAAAGAGCAACAATGCCTCCCCCAACTGGCTCCCTTGCTGCCTGTTCCAATTCCGATACCTTTGGAAATGGGGATGCCTGGCGAAGGATACCCTTGGAAATGGTCAATTTACCGTTGGCTTGAAGGTGAAGCAATAGCCTCTGCTAATGTATCCAACCTGAATGAAATAGCGAAGGATCTGGCGACATTCCTCACTGCTTTTCATCAAATTGATTCTACCAGCGGTCCAAAACCTGGGCTCCACAGCTTTTATCGCGGTGGAGATTTGAAAATTTATGATCCAGAAACCCGTCAAGCCATCGATTATTTAAAAGGAAAAATTGATACAGACCATGCCATTGAAATTTGGGAAACCGCTCTGAATACCTCTTGGCAAGGTACACCTGTGTGGGTTCATGGTGATATCAGCGCTGGTAATCTTCTGGTTAAAAATGAAAAATTATGCGCTGTTATCGATTTTGGACAGTTATCCGTCGGCGATCCGGCCTGTGATCTTGCTATTACCTGGACATTATTTGCAGGGGACAGCAGAAAAATCTTCCGTGAAATGCTTCCTTTGGACAAGGATACCTGGTCACGTGGGCAAGCTTGGGCTTTATGGAAAGCGTTAATCGTAGCTGCAGGCATTGCAAACACCAATGCTATGGAAGTGCAAAAATCCTTCCGTATTATTAATGAGCTATTTTTGACTGAGTTATAA
- the dinB gene encoding DNA polymerase IV, whose product MNPIRKIIHIDMDCFYAAIEMRDFPELANKPIAVGGEASRRGVIATCNYAARQFGIHSAMPTAHALKLCKELILRPVRMDVYQKESQYIRTLFAEYTDIIEPLSLDEAYLDVTESTQCQGSATWIAQEIRARIYQTRQLTASAGIAPNKSLAKIASDWHKPNGQMVIRPEDVNTFILDLPVRKLFGVGPKMEEKLNALNIKNCADLQRYSVEYLLHKFGTIGQRLYELARGIDNRPVNPERIRKSISVEETYPIDLPDSEACLEALPDLMVRLEARIQRAGKISGIHNLFVKLKFNDFQQTTIERVHDKLDLIVLRQLIQEGFARKCMPVRLLGIGIKLKQENVYQSMQLPLLDL is encoded by the coding sequence ATGAATCCGATAAGAAAAATTATCCATATTGACATGGACTGTTTTTATGCGGCAATTGAAATGCGTGATTTCCCTGAGTTGGCAAATAAGCCTATCGCCGTAGGCGGGGAGGCAAGCCGTCGTGGAGTAATAGCAACTTGTAATTATGCCGCCCGTCAGTTTGGTATACACTCTGCAATGCCAACAGCCCATGCACTTAAACTTTGCAAAGAACTCATTTTGCGACCAGTACGTATGGATGTATATCAAAAAGAAAGTCAATATATTAGAACCCTATTTGCAGAATATACAGATATTATCGAACCCTTGTCATTAGATGAAGCCTATCTTGATGTCACTGAATCCACACAATGCCAGGGAAGTGCTACCTGGATTGCGCAAGAGATTCGCGCCCGAATTTATCAAACAAGACAACTCACTGCAAGTGCAGGCATTGCGCCTAATAAGAGCCTTGCAAAAATAGCCAGTGATTGGCATAAACCCAATGGGCAAATGGTTATTAGACCTGAAGACGTTAACACATTTATTCTTGATTTACCTGTACGTAAATTATTCGGTGTGGGGCCCAAGATGGAAGAAAAATTGAATGCTCTCAACATTAAAAACTGCGCTGATTTGCAGCGATATTCCGTTGAATATCTATTACATAAATTTGGTACCATAGGACAGAGACTTTATGAGTTAGCGAGAGGCATTGATAATCGCCCAGTCAATCCTGAACGTATTCGAAAATCCATTAGCGTTGAAGAAACCTATCCAATAGACTTGCCAGATAGTGAAGCTTGCCTTGAGGCCTTGCCAGATCTTATGGTGCGTCTGGAAGCACGGATACAACGAGCAGGTAAAATTTCTGGTATTCACAATTTATTTGTAAAATTGAAGTTTAATGACTTTCAGCAAACAACCATTGAACGAGTTCATGACAAGCTTGATTTAATCGTTTTACGTCAACTGATACAAGAAGGTTTCGCCAGAAAATGTATGCCTGTACGATTATTAGGCATAGGAATCAAATTAAAACAGGAAAACGTGTATCAAAGTATGCAACTGCCATTGCTTGACTTATAA
- the mutM gene encoding bifunctional DNA-formamidopyrimidine glycosylase/DNA-(apurinic or apyrimidinic site) lyase, whose product MPELPEVETTKQGIKPHIEGRMITAVQVRNRKLRLPVPLNLNELCQGKHITAITRRGKYILLHMNKGYLLIHLGMSGHLRIVSQTANPQKHDHVDLHINNGLALRFCDPRRFGLFIYIDENPEQHPLLAHLGPEPLSDDFNSEYLLRKAANKSQSIKSFIMDSQIVVGIGNIYATESLFLAKIHPNTSAKKITTEEFNSLTGHIKKILESAIEAGGTTLRDFYSSDGKPGYFRFALKVYGRKNLPCLVCENKIETIVIAGRHSAFCPHCQPIIA is encoded by the coding sequence ATGCCTGAATTACCCGAAGTCGAAACAACAAAGCAAGGTATTAAACCCCATATTGAAGGCCGTATGATTACTGCGGTGCAAGTGCGTAATCGAAAACTTAGATTACCAGTACCTCTAAACCTGAATGAATTATGCCAAGGAAAGCATATAACAGCTATTACCCGTAGAGGAAAATACATCTTACTTCATATGAATAAAGGTTATCTTCTCATCCATCTTGGAATGTCCGGACATTTGCGCATCGTCTCCCAGACAGCAAATCCTCAAAAACACGATCACGTTGATCTGCACATTAATAATGGGCTTGCTCTCAGATTCTGCGATCCAAGAAGATTTGGCTTATTTATTTACATCGATGAAAATCCTGAACAACACCCACTGCTGGCACATTTAGGCCCGGAACCTCTGTCTGATGACTTTAATAGCGAGTACTTATTACGTAAAGCCGCGAATAAATCGCAATCCATCAAGTCATTTATTATGGATAGTCAAATTGTTGTCGGGATAGGTAATATTTATGCGACAGAGAGTCTTTTTCTTGCCAAAATCCATCCAAATACCTCTGCAAAAAAGATAACTACAGAAGAGTTCAATTCTCTGACTGGTCACATCAAAAAGATACTTGAATCTGCCATAGAGGCAGGAGGGACGACACTTCGTGATTTCTATTCTTCTGATGGTAAACCAGGGTACTTTCGTTTTGCTTTAAAGGTTTATGGCAGGAAAAATCTCCCCTGTTTGGTATGTGAAAATAAAATAGAAACTATTGTGATTGCCGGACGCCACTCCGCATTTTGCCCACATTGCCAGCCAATCATTGCATGA
- a CDS encoding fatty acid desaturase — translation MIFGFLNLSFWGYVLATFILTQITIASVTLYLHRNQTHRALTLHPVVSHFFRLWLWLTTGMVTADWVAIHRKHHATTDVEGDPHSPVVEGIRKVFWQGAELYREARKDRDMVAKYSHGTPTDWIERNVYSRHSSKGILLMLLLDLFFFGIPGITVWAIQMMWIPLFAAGVINGIGHYWGYRNFECPDAATNIIPWGFWIGGEELHNNHHTFASSAKFSVKWWEFDIGWMYIRILSFFGLAKVKKLPPKLAMDEGKFHVDLDTVRAVISNRFQVMSNYYKNVIRPILKYEKNTSIETKEDKKLFQRAGRLLRREDKLLSTKAKTRLQKLLDAREQLRVVYSYKQSLQNVWLKTATTQKELVEALQQWCRQAEESGLDVLKQFAQQLKGYVPVYTRE, via the coding sequence ATGATATTCGGCTTTTTAAACCTGTCTTTCTGGGGATATGTTCTTGCAACTTTTATCCTGACTCAAATCACAATAGCATCTGTTACTCTCTACCTTCATAGGAACCAGACTCACAGAGCGCTAACATTACATCCTGTTGTCAGTCATTTTTTCCGTTTATGGTTATGGTTAACTACGGGGATGGTTACCGCGGATTGGGTTGCTATCCACCGCAAGCACCATGCAACTACTGATGTTGAGGGAGATCCTCATAGCCCAGTGGTTGAGGGAATCAGGAAGGTATTTTGGCAAGGTGCTGAACTTTATAGAGAGGCCCGTAAGGACAGGGATATGGTTGCCAAATATTCTCATGGCACACCAACCGATTGGATAGAGCGAAATGTCTACTCGCGCCATTCAAGCAAAGGCATTTTGCTGATGTTATTACTGGATTTGTTTTTCTTTGGGATTCCTGGAATTACGGTATGGGCAATCCAAATGATGTGGATTCCGCTGTTTGCTGCTGGAGTCATCAATGGCATCGGCCATTATTGGGGATACAGGAATTTTGAATGTCCTGATGCTGCTACCAATATTATTCCCTGGGGATTTTGGATTGGTGGAGAAGAGTTACATAATAATCATCACACCTTTGCTTCCTCAGCCAAATTTTCAGTGAAATGGTGGGAGTTTGATATTGGCTGGATGTATATTCGCATTCTTTCCTTTTTTGGATTGGCCAAGGTAAAAAAATTACCTCCCAAATTGGCTATGGATGAAGGAAAATTCCATGTCGATTTGGATACTGTGAGAGCAGTTATTTCAAATCGCTTTCAAGTGATGTCTAATTACTATAAGAATGTCATCAGGCCTATTTTGAAGTATGAAAAAAATACCAGCATTGAGACAAAAGAAGACAAGAAACTGTTTCAACGGGCAGGCAGATTACTGCGTCGCGAAGATAAACTGTTATCAACAAAAGCTAAAACTCGTTTGCAAAAATTGCTGGATGCCCGCGAACAATTGAGAGTGGTTTACTCTTACAAGCAATCATTACAAAATGTTTGGTTAAAAACAGCTACAACTCAAAAAGAATTGGTAGAAGCTCTGCAACAATGGTGCCGCCAGGCAGAGGAATCAGGTCTTGATGTGCTGAAGCAATTTGCTCAACAATTGAAGGGCTACGTCCCTGTATATACCAGGGAGTGA
- the phbB gene encoding acetoacetyl-CoA reductase, with translation MDKMIAIVTGGTGGIGSAISQRLANSYQVVACYYKDGRHEEAKKWQDEQKQLGYDIDIVYGDIAQYSDCEKITSLVMERYGRIDVLVNNAGITRDCSLRKMTSQQWQQVLDANLTSVFNMTRNVVPVMLERGYGRIVSISSINGRKGQFGQCNYASTKAALFGFTKSLALEVASKGITVNTVSPGYIETPMLAALKEEVLNSIISSIPIGRLGYPKEIADAVAFLASPDSGFITGANLDVNGGQYM, from the coding sequence ATGGATAAAATGATAGCGATTGTAACTGGGGGAACAGGTGGTATTGGTTCTGCAATTAGTCAGCGTTTAGCTAATAGTTATCAAGTTGTGGCATGCTACTATAAAGATGGAAGGCATGAAGAAGCAAAAAAATGGCAAGATGAGCAAAAACAACTTGGTTATGACATTGATATCGTATATGGAGATATAGCTCAATACAGTGATTGCGAAAAAATCACATCCCTAGTGATGGAGCGTTATGGCCGTATAGATGTTTTGGTTAATAATGCAGGCATTACTAGAGATTGCAGCTTAAGAAAAATGACATCTCAACAATGGCAACAGGTTTTAGATGCCAACTTGACCAGTGTATTCAATATGACACGCAATGTAGTTCCAGTGATGTTGGAAAGAGGTTATGGCCGCATAGTCAGCATTTCCTCCATCAATGGAAGAAAAGGGCAATTTGGCCAATGCAACTATGCCTCAACCAAGGCCGCTTTATTTGGTTTTACCAAGAGTCTGGCATTAGAAGTAGCAAGTAAAGGTATTACCGTGAACACGGTATCACCGGGATATATTGAAACTCCTATGCTGGCTGCATTGAAAGAAGAAGTGCTTAATTCAATCATATCCAGTATTCCCATAGGTCGATTGGGATACCCAAAAGAAATCGCGGATGCCGTTGCATTTTTAGCATCACCAGATAGCGGATTTATTACGGGGGCAAATCTGGACGTCAATGGTGGCCAATATATGTAG
- the phbB gene encoding acetoacetyl-CoA reductase has protein sequence MLNNNVVLITGGTGDIGTAVAKQLDSTFKHVIALDLVSYDEGKAWLHDLKTQGYQNINFRHMDVTDYEQCAEVIGLIIEEFGGIDVLINNAGITRDAVFTKMTKRQWDEVLRVNLDGMFNVTKQVVESMKAQESGRIVNVSSVNAQKGQFSQANYAASKAGVYGFTKSLAQELMIKNITVNSISPGYVNTRLMKGIRPDILDGIINLIPAKRLAEPQEIAWAIEFLISEKSRYITGANLSVNGGLHMY, from the coding sequence ATGCTGAATAATAATGTGGTATTAATTACTGGTGGTACTGGGGATATTGGTACGGCAGTTGCTAAACAACTGGATTCAACTTTTAAACATGTCATTGCTTTGGATTTGGTTTCTTATGATGAAGGAAAAGCATGGCTTCATGACTTGAAGACCCAAGGCTATCAAAATATTAATTTTAGGCATATGGATGTCACTGATTATGAGCAATGTGCTGAAGTAATAGGCTTAATTATTGAAGAGTTTGGCGGTATTGATGTACTGATTAATAATGCTGGAATTACTCGAGATGCAGTATTTACCAAAATGACCAAAAGGCAATGGGATGAGGTGTTACGTGTCAATCTTGATGGGATGTTTAATGTGACCAAACAAGTAGTAGAGAGTATGAAAGCTCAGGAGTCAGGTCGAATAGTGAATGTGTCTTCAGTTAATGCTCAGAAAGGGCAATTTTCCCAAGCAAATTATGCTGCTTCAAAGGCCGGTGTATATGGTTTTACCAAAAGTCTTGCTCAGGAACTAATGATTAAAAATATTACAGTAAACAGTATTTCCCCTGGTTATGTTAATACTCGCCTGATGAAAGGTATTAGACCGGACATTCTGGATGGGATAATTAATTTGATACCCGCAAAAAGATTGGCAGAGCCTCAAGAAATTGCTTGGGCTATTGAATTTCTGATTAGTGAAAAAAGTCGTTATATCACTGGAGCAAATCTTAGTGTGAATGGTGGCTTGCATATGTATTAA